In Listeria monocytogenes, the following proteins share a genomic window:
- the folK gene encoding 2-amino-4-hydroxy-6-hydroxymethyldihydropteridine diphosphokinase, with product MAKAFLSIGTNIGERLENLNDALSGLAASDKIKITNVSSVYETDAVGYEDQAAFLNITVEIETDFPPVDLLDFCLALELELGRVRLFKWGPRLIDIDVLLYDDVKIDTEKLKIPHPYMKERAFVLIPLIEISPEKSNLVDNPAILEEQGVRKIKNQVNW from the coding sequence ATGGCTAAAGCATTTTTGTCAATTGGTACAAACATTGGCGAACGTTTAGAAAATTTAAATGACGCACTAAGTGGTTTAGCTGCCTCAGATAAAATTAAAATTACCAACGTATCTAGTGTATACGAAACAGATGCAGTAGGTTACGAAGATCAAGCGGCATTTTTAAATATCACTGTAGAAATTGAAACGGATTTTCCGCCAGTTGATTTACTAGATTTTTGCCTCGCGCTCGAACTTGAATTGGGGCGAGTTCGATTGTTTAAGTGGGGTCCGCGACTCATTGATATTGATGTTTTATTATATGATGATGTTAAAATCGACACAGAAAAGCTGAAAATCCCACATCCTTATATGAAAGAACGCGCTTTTGTGCTGATTCCATTAATAGAGATTTCACCAGAAAAAAGCAATCTTGTAGATAATCCAGCCATTTTGGAAGAACAAGGTGTTCGGAAAATAAAAAATCAAGTCAACTGGTAA
- the dusB gene encoding tRNA dihydrouridine synthase DusB: MFKIGNVEIKNQVVVAPMAGISNSAFRLTVKEFGAGLVCCEMISDKGIAYRNAKTLDMLYIDEKEKPLSLQIFGGEKETLVEAAKFVAENTTADIIDINMGCPVNKIIKCEAGAKWLLDPNKVYDMVAAVVDAVDKPVTVKMRIGWDEEHVFAIENALAAERAGAAAVAMHGRTRVQMYEGSANWDVLRDVKRELKIPFMANGDVRTPEDAKRILEHTGADGVMIGRAALGNPWMIYRTVKFLETGELLPEPEPREKMQTAMLHLNRLVELKGENIAVREFRQHAAYYLKGARGSTRAKVAANQATKQAEMEAILNEFVLQYEEKALAKQD, from the coding sequence ATGTTTAAAATAGGTAACGTAGAAATTAAAAACCAAGTAGTTGTGGCGCCGATGGCCGGTATATCCAATTCCGCATTCCGTCTAACTGTCAAAGAATTCGGAGCAGGCCTCGTTTGCTGTGAAATGATTAGTGACAAAGGAATCGCATACCGTAATGCTAAAACGCTTGATATGCTATATATTGATGAAAAAGAAAAACCACTGAGCTTACAAATTTTTGGTGGTGAGAAAGAAACGCTTGTAGAAGCTGCGAAATTCGTAGCTGAAAATACAACGGCAGATATTATTGATATTAATATGGGGTGTCCGGTAAATAAAATCATCAAATGTGAAGCTGGTGCGAAATGGCTACTTGACCCAAATAAAGTGTATGATATGGTAGCAGCTGTTGTCGATGCTGTAGATAAACCAGTAACAGTGAAAATGCGTATCGGTTGGGACGAAGAGCATGTCTTCGCTATTGAAAATGCGCTTGCTGCTGAACGCGCCGGAGCTGCTGCTGTTGCAATGCACGGTCGGACTCGTGTGCAAATGTACGAAGGTAGCGCGAACTGGGATGTACTTAGAGACGTAAAACGCGAACTTAAAATCCCGTTCATGGCGAATGGTGACGTCAGAACACCTGAAGACGCAAAAAGAATTTTAGAACATACTGGCGCTGATGGCGTAATGATTGGCCGCGCTGCTCTAGGAAATCCGTGGATGATTTACCGCACTGTCAAATTTTTAGAAACAGGCGAACTTCTTCCAGAACCAGAACCACGCGAAAAAATGCAAACTGCCATGCTTCATCTAAATCGCTTAGTCGAGTTAAAAGGTGAAAACATCGCAGTACGTGAATTCAGACAACATGCAGCATACTACCTAAAAGGTGCTCGAGGAAGTACGCGCGCCAAAGTAGCTGCTAACCAAGCAACAAAACAAGCAGAAATGGAAGCAATTTTAAATGAATTTGTTCTTCAATATGAAGAAAAAGCATTAGCAAAACAAGACTAA
- the lysS gene encoding lysine--tRNA ligase, with protein MSNENHEELNDQLIVRREKVDILREEGIDPFGEKFIRSISPEEIETKFADKSKEELEEDAIEVSVAGRIMTKRVKGKVGFTHIQDRFHQLQIYIRKDAIGEDAYAVFKLADLGDIIGIKGTIFRTNTGELSVKATEFTLLSKSLRPLPDKYHGLKDVEQRYRQRYLDLITNEESQNRFVMRSKILKYTRDYMDSQGFLEVETPVLHTIAGGAAAKPFITHHNALDMELYLRIALELHLKRLIVGGMDKVYEIGRVFRNEGTSTRHNPEFTMLESYAAYEDYEDVMNLVEGLVSTVCKQVNGTTEITYGEYKVDLTPNWRRIHMADAVKEYVGVDFWNVTSDEEARELAKKHDVPVTEHMTYGHILNEFFETHVEEKLIQPTFVYGHPVEISPLAKKNKEDERFTDRFELFIVGREHANAFSELNDPIDQRERFEAQMKEREQGNDEAHGMDADFLEALEYGLPPTGGLGIGVDRLVMLLTNAPSIRDILLFPTMKHRD; from the coding sequence ATGAGTAACGAGAATCATGAAGAACTAAATGACCAACTCATCGTCCGTCGCGAAAAAGTGGACATATTACGCGAAGAAGGCATAGATCCTTTTGGCGAAAAATTCATCCGTTCCATCAGCCCGGAAGAAATTGAAACAAAATTCGCTGATAAATCAAAAGAAGAACTTGAAGAAGATGCTATTGAAGTTTCTGTAGCAGGCCGTATTATGACAAAGCGTGTAAAAGGTAAAGTAGGTTTCACGCATATTCAAGACCGTTTCCATCAATTACAAATCTATATCCGCAAAGATGCGATTGGCGAAGATGCATATGCAGTTTTCAAATTAGCAGATTTAGGCGACATTATTGGTATAAAAGGAACTATTTTCCGTACCAATACAGGTGAGCTTTCTGTTAAAGCAACAGAGTTCACGCTATTATCTAAATCACTGCGTCCGCTTCCTGATAAATACCATGGCTTAAAAGACGTAGAACAACGCTACCGTCAACGCTACTTAGATTTAATCACAAACGAAGAAAGTCAAAACCGCTTCGTAATGCGTAGTAAAATTTTGAAATACACACGTGACTATATGGATAGCCAAGGTTTCTTGGAAGTTGAAACACCAGTACTTCACACGATTGCAGGTGGGGCCGCTGCGAAACCGTTCATTACACACCATAACGCACTTGATATGGAACTTTACTTACGAATTGCATTAGAACTTCATCTGAAACGCCTGATTGTCGGTGGGATGGATAAAGTATATGAAATAGGCCGTGTTTTCCGTAATGAAGGAACATCCACACGACACAACCCAGAATTTACAATGCTAGAATCCTATGCAGCATATGAAGATTACGAAGATGTTATGAACCTAGTAGAAGGTTTAGTATCTACAGTATGTAAACAAGTAAATGGAACAACAGAAATAACATACGGCGAATACAAAGTAGATTTAACTCCGAACTGGCGCCGCATCCACATGGCAGATGCTGTAAAAGAATATGTAGGCGTGGATTTCTGGAACGTAACTTCCGATGAGGAAGCGCGCGAACTTGCTAAAAAACACGATGTACCTGTAACAGAACACATGACATACGGACACATCTTAAATGAGTTTTTTGAAACACACGTAGAAGAAAAACTTATTCAACCAACATTTGTTTACGGACACCCAGTAGAGATTTCTCCATTGGCGAAGAAAAACAAAGAAGATGAACGTTTCACCGACCGCTTTGAGTTATTTATCGTTGGTCGCGAACATGCAAATGCATTTTCAGAATTAAACGATCCTATCGATCAAAGAGAACGTTTTGAAGCACAAATGAAAGAACGTGAACAAGGGAATGATGAAGCGCACGGAATGGATGCTGACTTCCTTGAAGCATTAGAATATGGTTTGCCGCCAACTGGTGGACTTGGAATAGGTGTAGATCGCTTGGTAATGCTATTAACAAATGCTCCATCTATTCGAGATATTCTGCTATTCCCAACTATGAAACACCGCGATTAA
- a CDS encoding CtsR family transcriptional regulator — MKNISDIIEAYLKQVLESSEAVEIKRSEIADKFECVPSQINYVINTRFTMERGYIVESKRGGGGYIRIIKVKMNDKLQLLEAIISMVHDKKVSQSFSEDVILRLLEEEVITKKEARLMVAALDREVLILPLPDRDILRSRILEAMLVALKYD; from the coding sequence ATGAAAAATATTTCTGATATTATAGAAGCTTATTTGAAACAAGTTTTGGAGTCTAGTGAAGCAGTTGAAATTAAAAGAAGTGAAATTGCAGATAAATTTGAATGTGTACCTTCACAAATAAACTATGTAATAAACACTAGGTTTACAATGGAACGAGGATATATTGTTGAAAGTAAACGCGGTGGCGGTGGATATATTCGAATTATTAAAGTGAAAATGAATGATAAACTTCAATTGTTAGAAGCTATTATTTCAATGGTTCATGATAAAAAGGTCTCTCAATCGTTTTCTGAAGATGTTATTTTGAGGTTGCTTGAAGAAGAAGTAATAACGAAGAAAGAAGCGAGATTGATGGTTGCGGCATTAGATCGTGAAGTTTTAATTTTACCTTTACCGGATAGAGATATTTTGAGAAGTAGGATTTTAGAGGCGATGTTAGTTGCTTTGAAATATGATTAA
- a CDS encoding UvrB/UvrC motif-containing protein: MICQRCGENKAVIALQQLNEAGKVESLYLCEDCATEKALSSEKDLVKAMDTFSEVALDFLTLLQKEENAQKEVVCGNCQLSFEEFLQTNRVGCSECYEAFEEQLVPIIGRVQNGYKNHVGKVPAEVERAEGVQNEISRLQEKLAQLVKNEEFEEAAVVRDEIKALRAGGEVK, from the coding sequence ATGATTTGTCAAAGATGTGGAGAAAATAAAGCTGTTATTGCTTTGCAACAATTAAATGAGGCTGGGAAAGTGGAATCATTGTATCTATGTGAGGATTGCGCAACTGAGAAAGCTCTCTCTTCGGAAAAAGATTTGGTTAAAGCGATGGATACTTTTAGTGAGGTAGCTCTTGATTTCTTGACGCTCTTGCAAAAAGAAGAAAATGCGCAGAAAGAGGTCGTTTGTGGGAATTGTCAACTTAGTTTTGAGGAATTTCTACAAACTAATCGAGTAGGATGTTCGGAGTGTTATGAGGCTTTTGAAGAGCAATTGGTGCCGATTATTGGTCGTGTTCAGAATGGTTATAAAAATCATGTTGGTAAGGTTCCTGCGGAGGTTGAACGGGCAGAAGGTGTCCAAAATGAAATTAGTCGCTTACAAGAAAAGTTAGCGCAACTAGTTAAAAATGAAGAATTTGAGGAAGCTGCGGTTGTTCGAGATGAAATCAAAGCTTTGAGGGCTGGGGGTGAGGTTAAATGA
- a CDS encoding protein arginine kinase: protein MNVFEPRLSSWLENAGDDDDVVLSSRIRLARNLKDEQFPIYEQKEEIVDKIAGAFDDNFTLIKMNQISHLEKALLVEKHLISPYMMNKSEYGAVLLNEEENVSIMLNEEDHLRIQCMTPGLRLFDALEAALQIDGYVEEKLSYAFDKQFGYLTSCVTNIGTGMRASVMVHLPGLVTTKRIKSVIEAIRSLGFVVRGIYGEGSLPASSIFQVSNQVTLGKTETEIVEDLTQVMEQIIMQERIARTTLKQKFHIALEDRVFRSYGLLTNCRIISMREASDAISDVRLGVELGFFEHISRQKMNELVLFSQPAFLRREAGRDMDELEEKVIRAKVIREILGDK from the coding sequence ATGAATGTATTTGAGCCTCGGCTTAGTTCTTGGTTAGAAAATGCTGGTGATGACGATGATGTTGTGCTGAGTTCACGCATTAGGCTTGCTAGAAATTTGAAGGATGAACAGTTTCCAATTTATGAGCAAAAGGAAGAAATTGTTGACAAAATTGCTGGTGCTTTTGATGATAATTTTACTTTAATTAAAATGAATCAGATTTCTCATTTGGAAAAGGCTCTTTTGGTGGAGAAACATTTGATTAGTCCTTATATGATGAATAAGAGTGAGTATGGGGCTGTTCTTTTAAATGAAGAAGAAAATGTGAGTATTATGTTAAATGAGGAAGATCATTTGCGGATACAGTGTATGACGCCAGGATTGAGGTTGTTTGATGCTTTAGAGGCGGCGCTGCAAATTGATGGTTATGTGGAAGAGAAGTTGAGCTATGCTTTTGATAAACAGTTTGGGTATTTGACGAGTTGTGTGACGAATATTGGGACGGGGATGCGTGCTTCTGTAATGGTGCATTTGCCAGGACTTGTTACTACGAAAAGAATTAAAAGTGTCATTGAAGCGATTAGGAGTCTCGGTTTTGTGGTAAGAGGTATATATGGGGAAGGTAGCCTGCCTGCAAGTAGTATTTTTCAGGTCTCCAATCAAGTGACTTTGGGTAAAACGGAAACAGAAATTGTGGAAGATTTAACGCAAGTCATGGAACAAATTATTATGCAGGAACGTATAGCAAGAACTACTTTGAAGCAAAAATTTCATATTGCGCTGGAAGATAGAGTTTTTAGGTCATATGGTTTACTGACGAATTGTCGAATTATTTCCATGCGAGAAGCTTCAGATGCTATATCCGATGTCAGGCTTGGAGTCGAATTAGGATTTTTCGAGCATATTTCTCGCCAAAAAATGAATGAATTGGTACTATTCTCGCAACCAGCTTTTTTGAGAAGAGAAGCAGGACGAGATATGGATGAATTAGAAGAGAAAGTAATACGGGCCAAAGTGATTCGCGAGATTTTGGGCGATAAATGA
- a CDS encoding ATP-dependent Clp protease ATP-binding subunit: MMFGRFTQRAQKVLALSQEEAMRLNHSNLGTEHILLGLVREGEGIAAKALYELGISSEKVQQEVEGLIGHGEKAVTTIQYTPRAKKVIELSMDEARKLGHTYVGTEHILLGLIREGEGVAARVLSNLGISLNKARQQVLQLLGGGDATGAGRQTNTQATPTLDSLARDLTVIAREDNLDPVIGRSKEIQRVIEVLSRRTKNNPVLIGEPGVGKTAIAEGLAQQIVRNEVPETLRGKRVMTLDMGTVVAGTKYRGEFEDRLKKVMDEIRQAGNVILFIDELHTLIGAGGAEGAIDASNILKPPLARGELQCIGATTLDEYRKYIEKDAALERRFQPIKVDEPTVEESIQILHGLRDRYEAHHRVAITDEALEAAVRLSDRYISDRFLPDKAIDVIDESGSKVRLKSFTTPKNVKEMENNLSELKKEKDAAVQGQEFEKAASLRDKEQKLKKSLEETKANWQEKQGLDHSEVTEDIVAEVVASWTGIPVAKLAETETNKLLNMEKLLHERVIGQDAAVKAVSLAVRRARAGLKDPKRPIGSFIFLGPTGVGKTELARALAESMFGDEDSMIRIDMSEYMEKFSTARLVGAPPGYVGYEEGGQLTEKVRQKPYSVVLLDEIEKAHPDVFNMLLQVLDDGRLTDSKGRVVDFRNTVIIMTSNIGAQEMKQDKSMGFNVIDPLKDHKAMEHRVLQDLKQAFRPEFINRIDETIVFHSLQEKELKQIVTLLTAQLTKRLAERDIHVKLTEGAKAKIAKDGYDPEYGARPLKRAIQKEVEDMLSEELLRGNIKVGDYVEIGVKDGKLEVRKKDAPKKKTTAKKVKAK, encoded by the coding sequence ATGATGTTTGGACGATTTACGCAAAGAGCTCAGAAAGTACTCGCGTTGTCACAAGAAGAGGCGATGCGTTTGAATCATAGTAATTTAGGAACAGAACATATTTTATTAGGGCTTGTAAGAGAAGGCGAAGGAATTGCGGCGAAAGCTCTCTATGAACTGGGAATTAGTTCTGAAAAAGTGCAGCAAGAGGTAGAAGGATTAATTGGTCATGGGGAAAAAGCTGTGACGACGATCCAATATACACCTCGTGCGAAAAAAGTAATTGAACTTTCCATGGATGAGGCTCGTAAATTAGGGCATACTTACGTTGGGACAGAACATATCTTACTTGGGCTTATTCGTGAAGGCGAAGGAGTTGCGGCGCGTGTTTTAAGTAATCTTGGTATTAGTTTGAATAAAGCTCGTCAGCAAGTTTTACAGCTCTTAGGCGGCGGTGATGCTACTGGGGCAGGGAGACAAACAAATACGCAAGCTACACCGACTTTAGATAGTTTGGCACGTGATTTAACAGTTATTGCTCGGGAAGATAATTTGGATCCGGTTATTGGCCGTTCTAAAGAAATCCAACGTGTGATTGAAGTACTTAGTCGCCGGACGAAAAATAACCCGGTACTCATCGGGGAACCGGGTGTTGGTAAAACAGCGATTGCAGAAGGCTTAGCGCAACAAATTGTTCGTAATGAAGTGCCTGAGACCTTACGTGGAAAACGTGTAATGACACTGGATATGGGGACTGTTGTAGCAGGTACAAAATATCGTGGGGAATTCGAAGACCGTTTGAAGAAAGTAATGGATGAAATTCGTCAAGCTGGTAATGTTATTCTATTTATTGATGAATTGCATACGTTAATCGGTGCTGGTGGGGCAGAAGGTGCGATTGATGCTTCGAATATCTTGAAGCCACCTCTAGCTCGTGGAGAATTGCAATGTATTGGGGCAACAACGCTGGATGAGTACCGTAAATACATCGAAAAAGATGCGGCGCTTGAGAGACGTTTCCAACCAATCAAAGTAGATGAACCAACTGTAGAAGAATCTATTCAAATTTTACATGGATTGCGTGATCGTTATGAAGCGCATCACCGTGTTGCAATTACGGATGAAGCTCTTGAGGCTGCTGTTCGTCTATCTGATCGTTACATTTCTGACCGTTTCTTACCCGATAAAGCGATTGATGTAATTGATGAATCTGGGTCTAAAGTACGTTTAAAATCTTTTACAACGCCAAAAAATGTAAAAGAAATGGAAAACAATTTATCTGAATTGAAAAAAGAAAAAGATGCGGCTGTTCAAGGACAAGAATTTGAAAAAGCAGCGTCATTACGCGATAAAGAACAAAAACTTAAAAAATCATTAGAAGAAACAAAAGCGAATTGGCAAGAAAAGCAAGGGCTTGACCATAGTGAAGTAACAGAAGATATTGTTGCTGAAGTTGTTGCTAGTTGGACTGGGATTCCAGTTGCAAAACTTGCGGAGACAGAGACAAATAAACTTTTAAATATGGAGAAACTTTTACATGAACGTGTGATTGGGCAAGATGCTGCGGTGAAAGCTGTTTCGCTAGCTGTACGTCGAGCTCGTGCGGGGCTTAAAGATCCTAAGCGTCCAATTGGTTCCTTTATTTTCCTTGGACCTACTGGTGTTGGGAAAACAGAACTTGCTCGCGCGCTTGCTGAGTCTATGTTTGGCGATGAGGATTCGATGATTCGAATTGACATGTCTGAGTACATGGAGAAATTCTCCACAGCTCGTTTAGTTGGGGCTCCTCCAGGTTATGTAGGCTATGAAGAAGGTGGGCAACTGACAGAAAAAGTTCGTCAAAAACCTTATTCAGTAGTCCTTTTAGATGAAATTGAAAAAGCACATCCGGATGTATTTAATATGTTGCTACAAGTGCTTGACGATGGTCGTTTGACTGATTCTAAAGGACGAGTGGTTGATTTTAGAAATACGGTTATCATTATGACTTCCAATATTGGGGCTCAAGAAATGAAACAAGATAAATCAATGGGCTTTAATGTTATTGATCCGCTTAAAGACCATAAGGCTATGGAGCATCGTGTTTTACAAGATTTAAAACAGGCGTTCCGACCAGAGTTTATCAACCGAATTGATGAAACAATTGTATTCCATTCGCTACAAGAAAAAGAATTGAAACAAATTGTTACACTGCTCACTGCCCAATTAACGAAACGTCTAGCTGAACGCGATATTCATGTGAAATTGACTGAAGGCGCGAAAGCTAAAATTGCCAAAGACGGTTATGATCCAGAATACGGAGCCCGTCCTTTGAAACGAGCTATTCAAAAAGAAGTAGAAGATATGCTTTCTGAAGAATTGCTTCGTGGCAACATTAAAGTAGGCGATTACGTAGAAATTGGTGTGAAAGATGGCAAGTTGGAAGTTAGAAAAAAAGATGCACCAAAAAAGAAAACAACCGCCAAAAAGGTAAAAGCTAAATAA
- the radA gene encoding DNA repair protein RadA, translating to MAKAKRTTKFVCQACGYESAKWMGKCPNCNEWNQMVEALEPSKKSRSAFNHTGEPSKATPITQIESETEKRVETNMPELNRVLGGGVVPGSMVLVGGDPGIGKSTLLLQVSAQLTLTNKKVLYISGEESIKQTKLRAERLQVSGDNLYVYAETNLEAVQETIDFVKPDFVVIDSIQTVYHPDVTSAAGSVSQVRECTAALMRIAKMQNIAIFIVGHVTKEGAIAGPRLLEHMVDTVLYFEGERHHAYRILRAVKNRFGSTNEMGIFEMRDVGLVEVANPSEVFLEERLEGASGSTVVASMEGTRPVLVEIQALVSPTMFGNAKRMATGIDYNKVSLIMAVLEKRVGLMLQNQDAYLKAAGGVKLDEPAVDLAVAVSVASSYRDKPTRSTDCFIGELGLTGEIRRVARIEQRVQEAAKLGFKRIFIPKNNEGTWKIPKDVQVVGVETIGEALKKALPD from the coding sequence ATGGCTAAAGCAAAAAGGACAACCAAATTTGTGTGTCAGGCATGTGGATATGAATCGGCTAAATGGATGGGAAAATGTCCGAATTGCAATGAGTGGAATCAGATGGTAGAAGCTTTGGAGCCATCAAAAAAATCGCGCTCAGCTTTTAATCATACGGGAGAGCCTTCGAAAGCGACTCCGATTACCCAAATAGAAAGTGAAACAGAAAAACGTGTCGAAACCAATATGCCGGAGTTAAATAGAGTTCTTGGTGGAGGTGTGGTTCCAGGGTCTATGGTACTTGTCGGCGGGGACCCTGGTATCGGGAAGTCGACTTTATTACTGCAAGTTTCAGCTCAACTGACGCTCACAAATAAAAAAGTATTGTATATCTCAGGAGAAGAATCTATCAAACAAACGAAGCTGCGGGCGGAACGCTTGCAAGTTTCGGGAGATAATTTATATGTGTATGCAGAAACAAATTTAGAAGCAGTTCAAGAAACGATTGATTTTGTGAAGCCTGATTTTGTAGTCATTGACTCTATTCAGACGGTTTATCATCCGGATGTTACGAGTGCAGCAGGTAGTGTTTCGCAAGTGAGGGAATGTACAGCGGCATTGATGCGAATTGCTAAAATGCAAAACATTGCAATCTTTATTGTTGGGCATGTAACGAAGGAAGGTGCTATTGCGGGACCGCGCCTGCTTGAACATATGGTTGATACTGTGCTTTATTTTGAAGGGGAGCGTCATCATGCTTACCGGATTTTGCGTGCAGTGAAAAACCGTTTTGGTTCCACTAACGAAATGGGTATTTTTGAAATGCGAGATGTTGGACTAGTTGAAGTTGCTAATCCTTCCGAAGTGTTCTTGGAAGAACGTCTTGAAGGCGCTTCAGGCTCAACGGTTGTAGCTTCTATGGAAGGAACTCGTCCAGTTCTTGTGGAAATTCAAGCGCTTGTTTCACCTACGATGTTTGGTAATGCTAAGCGAATGGCGACAGGAATAGACTATAATAAAGTTTCGCTAATTATGGCCGTTTTAGAAAAAAGAGTAGGTTTGATGCTACAAAACCAAGACGCTTACTTGAAAGCAGCGGGCGGGGTTAAGCTAGATGAACCTGCAGTAGATTTGGCGGTTGCAGTGAGTGTGGCGTCTAGTTATCGTGATAAACCAACGAGAAGTACAGATTGTTTTATCGGAGAACTTGGACTTACGGGTGAAATTCGTCGTGTAGCAAGAATTGAACAACGCGTGCAAGAAGCAGCAAAACTTGGCTTTAAGCGAATTTTTATTCCGAAAAACAATGAAGGTACTTGGAAAATACCAAAAGACGTGCAAGTGGTTGGCGTGGAAACGATTGGAGAAGCTTTGAAGAAGGCTTTACCAGATTGA